In a single window of the Elaeis guineensis isolate ETL-2024a chromosome 8, EG11, whole genome shotgun sequence genome:
- the LOC105049669 gene encoding auxin efflux carrier component 5, which yields MIAWADIYKVVVAMVPLYVALGLGYGSVRWWRIFTPEQCEAINRMVAYFSFPFFTFEFTLHTDPFAMNYRVIAADVISKLIIVLVLAAWAKCSSKGSYCWSITSFSLCTLTNSLVVGAPLVNQMYGRWAQDLVVQLSVVQAIMWLTLLLFVLELRKAGMGEAVVAATSSGGGGGGSVDQQPVKDVEGNMTEVVASRPAFWSLMKTVWLKLALNPNSYASIAGITWAFVANRWHFEMPNIMEGSILIMSKTGTGLAMFSMGLFMGMKEKIVACGPSLTAFGMALKFVAGPAAMAIGAITVGLRGDLLSVAIIQAAVPQSITSFIFAREYGLHADVLSTAVIFGMLVSLPLLVAYYFVLGFMN from the exons ATGATAGCTTGGGCTGACATATATAAGGTGGTGGTGGCCATGGTGCCTCTCTATGTGGCGCTCGGCCTTGGTTATGGCTCGGTGAGGTGGTGGCGGATCTTCACACCGGAACAGTGCGAGGCGATCAACCGCATGGTGGCCTACTTCTCTTTTCCCTTCTTCACCTTCGAGTTCACACTCCACACCGACCCCTTCGCCATGAATTATCGCGTCATCGCAGCCGATGTCATCTCAAAACTCATCATCGTGCTGGTTTTAGCTGCATGGGCCAAGTGCAGCAGCAAAGGGAGCTACTGCTGGTCCATCACCAGCTTCTCGCTCTGCACTCTCACCAATTCCTTGGTCGTCGGCGCTCCGCTGGTCAACCAGATGTATGGCCGGTGGGCGCAGGACCTCGTGGTGCAACTCTCGGTTGTGCAAGCCATCATGTGGCTGACACTACTCTTGTTCGTGCTCGAGCTGAGGAAGGCAGGGATGGGGGAAGCTGTGGTGGCTGCCACCTctagtggtggtggtggtggtggttctGTTGACCAACAGCCAGTGAAGGATGTCGAAGGGAACATGACCGAGGTGGTGGCGAGCCGGCCGGCCTTCTGGTCACTAATGAAGACTGTGTGGCTCAAGCTTGCACTGAATCCTAACTCATATGCAAGCATCGCCGGCATCACCTGGGCTTTTGTTGCCAATCG GTGGCACTTTGAGATGCCGAACATTATGGAGGGTTCGATTCTTATCATGTCAAAAACGGGGACTGGATTGGCGATGTTTAGCATGG GGTTGTTCATGGGGATGAAAGAGAAGATAGTTGCATGTGGGCCAAGCTTGACGGCATTTGGAATGGCATTAAAGTTCGTTGCAGGGCCTGCAGCCATGGCGATCGGAGCCATCACCGTCGGACTTCGTGGTGATCTTCTGAGTGTGGCGATAATACAG GCTGCAGTACCTCAATCTATCACTTCATTTATTTTTGCCAGGGAGTATGGATTGCATGCTGACGTCCTTAGCACAGC GGTCATATTTGGGATGCTGGTCTCCTTGCCACTGTTGGTTGCTTACTATTTTGTTCTAGGCTTCATGAATTAA